CGGCATTGGCGGAGATGTTCGGGTATGGCCAGGGCAAGCTGCACGGCCAGTCGTTCAGCGTGCTCTATCCGACGATGGACGAGTTCCTGCGCACCGGCGAGCGCATCGTGCCCATCATGAATGCCAGGGGCCGCTATTCGGACGAGCGCATCATGCGCCGCGCCGACGGCGAGCTGTTCTGGTGCCACGTGACCGGGCGCGCGCTGCAAGCGGCCCAGCCGCTCGGCGCCGGCGTGTGGACCTTCGAGGACGTCAGCGAGAAGCGGCCAGTGTCGGCCAAGCTGACCCCGCGCGAACGCGAGATCGCTGCCCTGCTGGTGCAGGGCAAGACCAGCAAGGTGATCGCGCGCGACACCGACCTGAGTCCGCGCACGGTGGAAATGCACCGCGCCAGCCTGATGCGCAAGTTCGCGGCCTCGACCTCGTCGGAGCTGGTGCACAAGCTGGTGGGAGCGCGCTGATAGCGCCCCAGTCCTGGTGGGTCGTTCGGCCCCGGGTCAACGAGCGCGGCGCGCTCAAGCCGCCGGCAGCAATGCCCTCAGCCTGTCGGGCAGGGGCTTCGATTTCTCGGCCCTGAACTCGACCCACACCACTTTGGCGCCGCCCTCGGCATGCAGCGCCCCGGCCTGGCCGCCTGGGCCGACCAGGCGGATCTCGTGGCTCACCTCGAAGCTCGAACGACCCGGCGGGCCGACCCAGGTCGTCACTTCGATCTGGCCCGGATAGGTCAGCTGCTTGAGAAAGCTGCAATGCGCGCTGACGATGACCGGCCCCTCGCTGCTGGGGTCGGGCAGTGCCCCAACCTGCTCGAGCCAGGCGATGCGGGCGGTCTCGATATACCGGAAATAGACCGTGTTGTTGACGTGACCCATGGCATCCATGTCGCCCCAGCGAATGGGCATGGTCATGGTATGGACTAACTGCTTGCTGCTCATTGCGTGCCTCGTTTAAACAAATTACTGCGCCGTCATGCCATCGTCGGCCGTGATGATGGCGCCATTGATGAAATGGGCTTCTTCGGACGCCAGCAGCAGCAGCAGGCCGTCGAGATCTTCTGGCCGGCCCGGGCGTTTGCGCGGCAGCATGTCGATCAGCTTGCGCCCCTGCTCGGTGCCGAAATAATCCTCGTTCATTTCGGTGGCGATGTAGCCGGGGCAGATGGCATTGACGTTGATGCCGTATTTCCCCCACTCGACCGCCATGGCCTTGGTCATCTGGATCACGCCGGCCTTGCTCATGCAGTACACGCCGATCTGCGGCAGCACCCGCTGGCCCGCCACCGAAGCGATGTTGACGATGCGGTGCTGCTTGCGCGGGTCGCCCTTGGCGCGCTGGATCATGCGCTTGGCGGCTTGCTGCGCGACGAAAAACGCGCCGCGCAGATTGGTATCCATGATGTAGTTGTAGTCTTCTTCGGTCACGTCCAGCAGGCGCTGGGTGCTCTGCACGCCCGAATTGTTGACCAGGATGTCGATCGGGCCGGCCTCGGTCTCGGCGTGCGCGATGGCCGCCTTGATGCTTCCCAGGTCGGTAACGTCCAGCCGCACCACGTGCGCGGCGCCGCCGTCGGCCTCGATCTCTGCGCGCAATTCCTTGAGCCGCTCGACCCGGCGCGAAGCCAGCACCACCTGCGCGCCGGCGCCGGCCAGCGCCTTGGCGAAGCGCGCCCCGAGGCCGCTCGATGCGCCGGTGACCATGGCGATTTTTCCTTCGTAATTGACTTCGATGCCCACGCTCGGATCCCCTTGTCTCAGCCATACGTTTGCGAAGCCACCATCTTACACAAATCATCACTATTAGATTGCCGCATCTAATAATGTCCGTAAAATGGCGCAAAAGTTGCAAACAATGACAAAAACCCGCACACTCGTGCTTAAATTTTTTTCGCCTAATTAAGAGACCATGACAGAGCCAACCAACCTCCTCGAACAATACGGACCGCGTGAAGCGATGGAATACGACGTGGTCATCGTCGGCGGCGGCCCCGCTGGCCTGTCGGCGGCGATCCGTCTCAAGCAGATGGCCGCCGAAGCCGGCCGCGAGGTGTCGGTCTGCGTGCTGGAAAAAGGCGGCGAACTCGGGGCCCACATCCTGTCCGGCGCGGTCATGGACCCGATCGCCCTGAACGAGCTGATCCCGGACTGGAAGGAAAAAGGCGCGCCGCTGCACACTCCCGTGACCGAAGACCAGGTGTTGTTCCTGACCGAGACCAAGTCGTATGCGACGCCGCAGTTCATGGTCCCGAAGATGCTGACCAACCACGGCAACTACGTCATTTCGCTGGCCAACGTGGTGCGCTGGCTGGGCACCCAGGCCGAGGCGCTGGGCGTCGAAGTGTTCCCGGGCTTTCCGGCGGCCGAGATCCTGTACAACCAGGACGGCTCTGTCCGGGGTGTCGCCACTGGCAACATGGGCGTCAAGCGCGATGGCGAGCCTGGCTCGGATTTCCAGCTCGGCATGGAACTGCATGCCAAGTACACGATGTTCGCGGAGGGTTCGCGCGGCCATCTCGGGCGCCAGCTGATGGCCAAGTACGACCTGAACCATGGCAAGGACCCGCAGACCTATGGCATCGGCATCAAGGAATTGTGGGAAATCGATCCGTCCAAGCACAAGCCGGGCCTGGTGATCCACACCGCCGGCTGGCCGCTGGACAACAGCACCTACGGCGGCTCCTTCCTGTACCACTTGGAGAACAACCAGGTCGCGGTGGGCTTCGTGGTGGGACTGGCATACGAGAACCCTTATCTGTCGCCGTACGATGAATTCCAGCGTTACAAGACGCATCCGGCGATCCGCCACTATTTCGAAGGCGCCAAGCGCATTTCTTACGGTGCGCGTGCCATTACCGCCGGCGGCCTGCAGTCCTTGCCCAAGACCGTGTTCCCGGGCGGCGCCCTGATCGGCTGCGACGCCGGCTTCCTCAATACCAGCCGCATCAAGGGTAGCCATAGCGCAATCAAGACCGGCATGCTGGCCGCCGAAGCGGCGTTTGCCGCGCTCGGCGAAGGCCGCCAGCACGACG
Above is a genomic segment from Massilia sp. H6 containing:
- a CDS encoding SDR family oxidoreductase, encoding MGIEVNYEGKIAMVTGASSGLGARFAKALAGAGAQVVLASRRVERLKELRAEIEADGGAAHVVRLDVTDLGSIKAAIAHAETEAGPIDILVNNSGVQSTQRLLDVTEEDYNYIMDTNLRGAFFVAQQAAKRMIQRAKGDPRKQHRIVNIASVAGQRVLPQIGVYCMSKAGVIQMTKAMAVEWGKYGINVNAICPGYIATEMNEDYFGTEQGRKLIDMLPRKRPGRPEDLDGLLLLLASEEAHFINGAIITADDGMTAQ
- a CDS encoding electron transfer flavoprotein-ubiquinone oxidoreductase, giving the protein MTEPTNLLEQYGPREAMEYDVVIVGGGPAGLSAAIRLKQMAAEAGREVSVCVLEKGGELGAHILSGAVMDPIALNELIPDWKEKGAPLHTPVTEDQVLFLTETKSYATPQFMVPKMLTNHGNYVISLANVVRWLGTQAEALGVEVFPGFPAAEILYNQDGSVRGVATGNMGVKRDGEPGSDFQLGMELHAKYTMFAEGSRGHLGRQLMAKYDLNHGKDPQTYGIGIKELWEIDPSKHKPGLVIHTAGWPLDNSTYGGSFLYHLENNQVAVGFVVGLAYENPYLSPYDEFQRYKTHPAIRHYFEGAKRISYGARAITAGGLQSLPKTVFPGGALIGCDAGFLNTSRIKGSHSAIKTGMLAAEAAFAALGEGRQHDELAAYPAAFEKSWLHEELHVARNFKPWMSKGLYLGTIMTGIDQMVFRGKAPWTLHHKHADHEMLKPASQFQPIAYPKPDGKLTFDRLSSVFISNTNHGEDQPVHLTLKNASIPVDVNLAKYAGPEQRYCPAGVYEFVKTDDGKDRLQINAQNCVHCKTCDIKDPTQNIVWVTPEGGGGPNYPNM
- a CDS encoding thioesterase family protein; this translates as MSSKQLVHTMTMPIRWGDMDAMGHVNNTVYFRYIETARIAWLEQVGALPDPSSEGPVIVSAHCSFLKQLTYPGQIEVTTWVGPPGRSSFEVSHEIRLVGPGGQAGALHAEGGAKVVWVEFRAEKSKPLPDRLRALLPAA
- a CDS encoding LuxR C-terminal-related transcriptional regulator; protein product: MIAPDAIDYETIFQQAPVGMCVSRDRVIQASNAALAEMFGYGQGKLHGQSFSVLYPTMDEFLRTGERIVPIMNARGRYSDERIMRRADGELFWCHVTGRALQAAQPLGAGVWTFEDVSEKRPVSAKLTPREREIAALLVQGKTSKVIARDTDLSPRTVEMHRASLMRKFAASTSSELVHKLVGAR